The Parashewanella spongiae genome has a window encoding:
- a CDS encoding adenosylmethionine decarboxylase, translating into MFYEASEKKVEIIVSQNSDSLRDYSVSFWKHIVEQANAEVLSVTTNECCDAYILSESSLFVWEDRFLMLTCGNTELINSVMTFIDEIGHELIEFVRYQRKNEHRAHLQVTTFNADVEKLKSQLSGEAFLIGDAGGHHHYLFTTEKKTPEYKKPACTELLMYQISGEFSDYLRRSCQTKENIRNFLDLSTDFAEFIIDDHKFDPVGYSINGIKGEKYFTVHITPQEPNSYVSFETNIDLIQSSNHILQKLIMLFNPKTWDVIGFNSTHNLPVSFESDKNTNSYDLTVLSGDDVSFKYHQFPACQKITVELI; encoded by the coding sequence ATGTTTTACGAAGCCTCAGAAAAAAAAGTAGAAATTATCGTATCTCAGAATTCTGATTCTCTGAGAGATTACAGCGTAAGTTTCTGGAAACATATTGTTGAACAAGCTAATGCAGAAGTTCTATCAGTCACAACGAACGAATGTTGCGATGCTTACATATTAAGTGAATCAAGTTTGTTTGTATGGGAAGATCGTTTTTTGATGTTAACATGTGGAAACACGGAGCTTATAAACTCTGTGATGACGTTCATTGATGAAATAGGACACGAACTTATTGAGTTCGTACGATACCAAAGAAAAAACGAACATCGTGCTCACCTACAAGTAACTACATTTAACGCGGATGTTGAAAAGTTAAAAAGTCAGCTTTCTGGAGAGGCTTTCTTGATTGGCGACGCTGGTGGCCATCATCATTACCTCTTTACAACAGAAAAGAAAACGCCAGAATATAAAAAACCAGCTTGCACTGAATTACTGATGTATCAAATATCAGGTGAATTTTCAGACTATTTACGCCGTAGCTGTCAAACAAAAGAAAATATTCGAAACTTTTTAGATTTAAGTACTGATTTTGCTGAATTCATCATTGATGATCATAAGTTTGATCCTGTTGGTTATTCAATCAATGGAATCAAAGGTGAGAAATATTTTACAGTTCATATTACACCTCAAGAACCTAATTCCTATGTTAGTTTTGAAACGAATATAGACTTGATTCAATCATCGAATCATATTTTACAAAAACTTATAATGCTTTTTAACCCCAAAACTTGGGATGTTATTGGCTTTAATTCAACACACAATTTACCTGTTTCTTTTGAATCTGATAAAAATACAAACAGTTATGATTTAACTGTTCTCTCAGGGGATGATGTTTCATTTAAATATCATCAATTTCCAGCATGTCAGAAAATAACAGTAGAATTAATTTAA